A section of the Gammaproteobacteria bacterium genome encodes:
- the leuC gene encoding 3-isopropylmalate dehydratase large subunit: MASTLYDKLWDSHLVCELADGDALIYIDRHLIHEVTSPQAFAGLRAAGRRPWRPDAALAVADHSVPTTADRAHVRDLVARRQLEALKHNCAETGIRRFGLRDPRQGIVHVVGPEHGACLPGMTIVCGDSHTSTNGALGALAFGIGTSEVEHVLATQCLQLRKADNMQVCVEGELGLGVTAKDIVLAIIGRIGTAGGAGHALEYAGGTVRALSMEGRMTLCNMSIEAGARAGMVAVDEKTLDYVRGRPAAPRGRLWEQAAEAWSGLHSDPGAHFHRTHRLDAGDIEPQVTWGTSPEMVAPVGACVPDPAAEPDATRRQAMQRALEYMDLTPGTPISSISVDRVFLGSCTNSRIEDLRAAAAVVRGRRVAGNVSQALVVPGSGRVKRQAEEEGLARVFVDAGFEWREAGCSMCLGMNPDRLLPGERCASTSNRNFEGRQGRGGRTHLVSPPMAAAAAVAGRLVDVRELAPPPAGSATPH; the protein is encoded by the coding sequence ATGGCCTCTACTTTGTACGACAAACTCTGGGACTCGCATCTCGTCTGCGAACTGGCCGACGGGGACGCGCTCATTTATATAGACCGCCACCTCATCCACGAGGTTACTTCGCCGCAAGCCTTTGCCGGTCTGCGCGCCGCCGGTCGCCGCCCCTGGCGCCCGGATGCCGCCCTCGCTGTTGCCGACCATAGCGTCCCTACCACCGCCGACCGCGCCCATGTGCGCGACCTGGTCGCGCGGCGACAGCTGGAGGCACTGAAGCACAACTGCGCCGAGACCGGGATCAGGCGCTTCGGTCTGCGGGACCCTCGCCAGGGGATCGTACACGTCGTCGGTCCCGAGCACGGCGCCTGCTTGCCCGGCATGACTATCGTCTGCGGCGACTCGCACACTTCCACCAACGGCGCCTTGGGCGCCCTTGCCTTCGGCATCGGCACTTCCGAGGTGGAGCACGTGCTCGCCACGCAGTGCCTGCAACTTCGCAAGGCGGACAACATGCAGGTGTGTGTGGAGGGCGAGTTGGGACTGGGGGTCACCGCAAAGGACATCGTCCTGGCGATCATCGGGCGCATCGGCACAGCGGGCGGTGCGGGCCATGCGCTGGAATACGCGGGCGGTACGGTCCGCGCGCTGTCCATGGAAGGGCGCATGACTCTGTGCAACATGAGTATTGAGGCCGGTGCCCGCGCCGGCATGGTCGCGGTGGACGAGAAGACGCTTGATTATGTGCGTGGTCGCCCCGCCGCCCCCCGGGGACGCCTCTGGGAGCAAGCGGCGGAGGCCTGGAGCGGTCTGCACAGCGACCCGGGGGCGCACTTTCATCGGACGCACCGGTTGGATGCCGGCGACATCGAGCCCCAGGTAACGTGGGGTACTTCTCCGGAGATGGTCGCCCCGGTGGGAGCCTGCGTGCCGGACCCCGCCGCGGAGCCGGACGCTACCCGGCGCCAGGCTATGCAACGCGCGTTGGAGTACATGGATTTGACTCCCGGCACGCCCATCTCCTCGATCTCCGTGGACCGGGTTTTCCTTGGCTCCTGCACCAACTCCCGCATTGAGGACCTGCGGGCCGCCGCCGCCGTGGTCCGGGGCCGGCGGGTGGCCGGCAACGTAAGCCAGGCTCTGGTGGTCCCCGGTTCCGGGCGGGTCAAGCGTCAGGCAGAGGAAGAAGGGTTGGCCAGGGTTTTCGTGGATGCCGGCTTCGAGTGGCGCGAGGCTGGCTGCTCCATGTGCCTGGGGATGAACCCGGATCGTCTGCTCCCCGGTGAGCGTTGCGCTTCCACCTCCAACCGCAATTTCGAGGGGCGGCAGGGGCGGGGAGGGCGTACGCATCTCGTAAGCCCGCCGATGGCGGCGGCGGCCGCGGTGGCGGGGCGCCTGGTGGACGTGCGCGAGTTGGCGCCGCCGCCCGCGGGTTCGGCCACGCCTCATTAA